Proteins found in one Plasmodium malariae genome assembly, chromosome: 13 genomic segment:
- the PmUG01_13026500 gene encoding conserved Plasmodium protein, unknown function: MNYYNKTKRKCKINFIDIELEAFIFGCFLYTWNKILKDNIKHKRGSSKGSTNKNSSTAINKRSIIKNKCIRKVSSSYNRNSDVNPYPGTGAITSEKTSVKTNMNTSANSDTIINSSINSSINGSINGNINSRINSHINSRINSRINSRINSNINSNINSNINIFINGKKVCANQNVNSVERLKQDKVVPRKSKSVRTRTPRESSNDDIRCNLNEKFQVKYKIDMNDLNEKLLYFVKINFCLNNKEFHIFHDIYLFYNHIKEEKKEEEIKLHHNFFKANNKYVNMHKKREDEDGDLYDDKDNDEIKIGESKADDNQMDDRIWDECTVVRSRRTQRCNNTRIIELKDQKNNNNSNNNNNNNNNSNNNNNDSNNDSNNDSNNDNNNSNNNNNNNNNNNSNNNNNNSNNNSNNNNNNSNNNSNNNNKCNSNNNEENNITVINNENCLFCNISLNKAKIGKFSKIQKFAHECTKKVYGDKHFEIINKCIINIKTFDDSFIHSVTIERLFSYIYTHIDKNLLFFWFKFLNILLNVTVNKQLMIKIFFFFCMKNLLISTYFNTEQIIANHEFPSKNVSANRQGKNTFLTDIMKKYKCANITAIILNSKYILLQNLFDYFYMICSTRNKKFYDNFFLNVQMINFIYLVQINFFHYYYINLHNKLQRMLKNTAAKKFKTEDHIYTNNISKKKKKKKTNQNDESEEKKCNLRLVSKRKKNLNNRIYIDEFTDTNNSYSINEKMFKKNSKSFVNCKKLNILGVYKNKVCTQEYKAIYTQSNSTNAIFKKERCTLSPLSIKKNERTINANVSEKSRRNRNGNCTNCRSKDSLDNNSTRISSNYNVNAQCYNYFNFTHQRYMNRAVNYFNTNYYVIKEMNYNESEQVRHNLNIFEKILPDTKTKKRFVKNLKIFFKRSNIFLNKYINSNQLEKQSNIFSFLFDALPSLNFKSNVSNTLDKYIFSIISQYHFIEIYNFIENLKNLYNLKRRKKNSLRNSDHPSLKFLNDLQGLNYIYNNLKNEYLVLTQNLYLEIKEDKGKGMDKDKGIGIGLGICGENEKYKLKYSNKSRIQSLIQNGKTEIYKNVSIYKFSSKQLSIEHNLFNIYLECNLLNKAYKLVMIDFDFSFSLTSEIIFLYKIYLIELKKNNILYSFEILNMAFHKCFVLLKKYLCNPTSFKLLSVMSIYYSHMIYNFPFLSKYLYFFPIEKIEFIKNNIIMNESVTMNCYSNYFYQKNHFSAFNFFDRNRIEEKNINTYGSTKDARGATTTSVAISTATAAVRTSNNSNSNIKYKKSDLNTCYDVNRDNIINNYNYYSEAFNRATLTVEPKKGDEKDKDEKTIRVKKSSSKFCNETLKYDDTLKYFDTFKYDETFFYNNRNRNNYKNELCSYNYKSNNNCDNGSFYFCENTKEYNFLNRHENSYINKILKSFNFIFNILEKTINSTDVSLINYNKSINSLNRNTFNKNYLLPSPSNSPNESLGNITNFIKEIVNKIECYFNMNFKRKNIQNHLKDLDEQKFRNLLYDSKAIRNLKCSHEDSFFYSLEFLFLAYICSNFFSDNISKNYKHFFKTFNFNDMWPSNHQIKVKILLSLIYMILYEINLIDLREFFIQILKMILYRFYNYLDYNDLQIFQYIFLNISNYTLCSFYSITEDIRNIIKVNLTTFKEFFYIYNLSKTRETLYCYQNVWQKEKKKSDFFSNFLTYFLNNRKEYTSNYCESGKNEIKRSSLSFNNTEMNSPNIESNNHLKGTDGHITQGRANINKMGIYSNSRIYNETALFDQPLCEEHNIKDKSEFEKLSINRSEGTNDYIATDRILHGTYEIQKSNYESDVDSYSNNSDNSCNSSSMHYVFDYFSSENCLEKSDFVFLKKKNKNIEDSQSLSPSLGSNFLDKILMHINRKNINSKKKKMGGETFDETHSSCTYDAASDERGRENKIKNIRRINEIGRINEIGRINEIGRINEIGRINEIGRINEIGGINEIGRINEIGRINEIGRIKKNKKIKQNRFVTVKEENYCKNKHDTTHFIENKIEHRYETILRHFQINREIYIDNYMNKKNEFIVNIQQYRNRLNYYEHVKPEYYKAYNFEKCYYLPEELFETNCFIFAQNKSMSKHNFTLEKNNYVHVCLNLLTIIDLYMEYKVNMFNKPFYFIKNLIITCANISFSKHLNLIYINSLIRLCLFELRMDNLFTSSNILVEILNNFEKIKCYKNVMGIIFYLCGYLLLQYLSVHCAKMREDDRKNELIEKYHYYVNLKKNSFCTIQKRKLSKQNYEKINSAIPDMFSNANEVNNLDKFFISADDSVSPNDVQQNHSIKYVSSFPSRVVAHEKQDKVPMFEDTNFSQYVVGMQGRASHYGILNSSSNNNDNNNNNNSYNNNNNNSYNNNNNNSYNNNNNNNDNNNNNNSYNYKGNYNVNNSSGEKKKKSINSTKKKCARKQIPLMKNQIKITEYFSNIKNEKSIEISSYANSVASDTTVQMDSSYGKCIKKRKTFEGLSDQLILEKGKINSYQNVVGSKNDFYNLFDQINKRQFFLFLICYYIKQALYYWKNEGDSIGIFNGIQQKKRIKDSFFFLMCSYKFFYKSSLFLTKQSNIQDYKFPFFNYELFETYHKFYTYYKEIFIRCNNGNVINVL, translated from the exons taaatgcattcGCAAAGTTAGCAGCAGTTATAACAGAAACTCAGATGTTAACCCTTACCCGGGCACAGGCGCGATTACAAGTGAAAAAACTAGCGTGAAAACAAACATGAATACTAGTGCCAATTCTGACACAATCATAAACAGTAGCATAAACAGTAGCATTAACGGCAGCATTAACGGTAACATTAATAGCCGCATTAATAGCCACATTAATAGCCGCATTAATAGCCGCATTAATAGCCGCATTAATAGCAACATTAATAGCAACATTAATAGCAACATtaacattttcattaatGGCAAGAAAGTGTGCGCAAACCAAAATGTGAACAGTGTAGAAAGGTTGAAGCAGGACAAGGTTGTGCCTAGAAAGAGCAAGAGTGTTCGTACAAGAACTCCGAGAGAGTCATCGAATGATGATATTCGGTGTAATTTAAATGAGAAATTTcaagttaaatataaaatcgATATGAAtgatttaaatgaaaaattattatacttcGTCAAAATAAACTTTTGCTTAAATAACAAAGAATTTCACATATTTCAtgacatatatttattttataatcatataaaggaggaaaaaaaggaggagGAAATAAAGTTGCACCACAACTTTTTTAAGGCCAATAATAAATACGTTAACATGCACAAGAAAAGAGAAGACGAAGATGGTGATCTATACGATGATAAAGACAATGACGAAATCAAGATAGGTGAGAGCAAAGCAGATGACAACCAAATGGATGATAGAATATGGGACGAATGTACAGTGGTGAGAAGCAGACGAACGCAAAGGTGCAATAACACAAGAATTATCGAATTAAAGGatcag aaaaataataataatagtaataataataataataataataataatagtaataataataataatgatagtaataatgatagtaataatgatagtaataatgataataataatagtaataataataataataataataataataataatagtaataataataataataatagtaataataatagtaataataataataataatagtaataataatagtaataataataataaatgtaatagtaataataatgaagaaaataacaTAACAGTGATAAATAATGAGAATTGCTTATTTTGCAACATATCATTAAATAAGGCCAAAATAGGGAAATTTTCcaaaattcaaaaatttgCACATGAGTGTACTAAAAAAGTGTATGGAGACAAacattttgaaataattaataagtgtattataaatataaaaacatttgaTGATAGCTTTATTCATTCAGTTACCATAGAACGAttatttagttatatatatactcatattgataaaaatttgctttttttttggtttaaatttttaaatattctgtTAAATGTAACTGTTAACAAAcaattaatgataaaaatttttttttttttttgtatgaagaatttattaatttctaCCTATTTTAACACAGAACAAATCATTGCAAATCATGAATTTCCTAGTAAAAATGTTTCAGCGAATAGGCAAGGAAAAAATACCTTTTTAACggatattatgaaaaaatataaatgtgctaatattactgctattattttaaacagtaaatatatattactacaaaatctttttgattatttttatatgatatgCTCtacaagaaataaaaaattttatgacaacttttttttaaatgttcaaatgattaattttatatatcttgtacaaataaacttttttcattattattatattaacttacataataaattacaaagGATGCTCAAGAATACAGCAGCaaagaaatttaaaacaGAGGACCATATTTATACCAATaatatttccaaaaaaaaaaaaaaaaaaaaaactaaccAAAATGATGAGagtgaagaaaaaaaatgcaatcTTCGGTTAGTtagcaaaagaaaaaaaaacctaAACAATCGCATATATATCGACGAATTTACAGACACAAATAATAGCTATAGTATTAATGAAAAGATGTTCAAAAAAAACAGTAAATCTTTCGTAAATTGTAAGAAGCTTAATATTTTAGGGGTATACAAAAATAAGGTGTGCACACAGGAATACAAGGCGATATATACGCAAAGCAATAGCACGAatgcaatttttaaaaaagaaagatgTACATTATCTCCTTTGTCCATcaagaaaaatgaaagaacTATTAACGCAAATGTTAGTGAGAAGAGCAGGAGAAACAGGAACGGTAATTGTACCAACTGCAGAAGTAAAGATTCTCTCGATAATAACAGTACTCGCATCAGCAGTAACTACAATGTTAACGCCCAATGTTACAACTACTTTAACTTTACCCATCAAAGGTACATGAACAGGGCCGTCAACTACTTCAACACGAACTATTACGtgataaaagaaatgaaCTATAATGAATCTGAACAAGTCAGGCATAATTTGaacatatttgaaaaaatacttCCCGATACTAAGACGAAGAAGcgatttgtaaaaaatttgaagatattttttaagagatctaatatatttttaaataagtatataaattcaaatcAACTGGAAAAACAAAgtaacattttttcttttttatttgatgCCTTGCCatctttaaattttaaaagtaatGTTAGTAATACATTGgacaaatacatattttccataatttcacaatatcattttatagaaatatacaattttatagaaaatttaaaaaatttatataatttaaaaagaaggaaaaaaaatagtctACGTAATAGTGATCACCCGagcttaaaatttttgaacgATTTACAAGGGTTAAACTACAtttacaataatttaaaaaatgagtaCCTTGTATTAACGCAGAATTTGTATCTTGAAATAAAGGAAGACAAAGGTAAAGGTATGGATAAAGATAAAGGAATAGGAATAGGGTTAGGGATATGCggggaaaatgaaaaatataaattaaaatatagcaaCAAAAGCAGAATTCAGAGTTTAATTCAGAATGGAAaaacagaaatatataagaacgtttcaatatataaattttcttcaAAGCAACTTAGTATTGAAcataatttgtttaatatatatctggAATGTAACTTACTAAATAAGGCGTATAAGTTGGTTATGATAGATTTcgatttttccttttccctAACGtcagaaataatatttttatataaaatttatttgattgagttaaaaaaaaataatatattatattcatttgaaatattaaatatggcTTTTCATAAATGTTTTGTATTATTGAAAAAGTATTTATGTAACCCTACATCTTTTAAATTGTTATCTGTAATGAGTATCTACTATAGtcatatgatatataatttcccatttttatcaaaatatctttatttttttcctattgaaaaaattgaatttattaaaaataatataataatgaacgAAAGTGTAACCATGAATTGTtatagtaattatttttatcaaaaaaatcatttcagtgcatttaatttttttgatagAAACAGAATAGAAGAGAAGAATATTAACACCTACGGCAGTACGAAGGATGCTCGTGGTGCTACTACCACTTCTGTTGCTATTTCTACTGCTACTGCTGCTGTCCGTACAagtaacaatagtaatagtaatataaagtataaaaagTCTGATCTTAACACCTGTTACGATGTTAATAGGgacaatattattaataattataattattattccGAGGCATTTAACAGAGCCACTTTAACAGTTGAACCGAAGAAGGGAGATGAAAAAGACAAAGATGAAAAGACAATCCGCGTGAAAAAAAGTTCGTCCAAATTTTGCAATGAAACGTTGAAGTATGACGACACGCTGAAATACTTTGATACGTTCAAGTACGatgaaacatttttttataacaatagGAACaggaataattataaaaacgaATTGTGCAGTTATAACTACAAAAGTAACAACAATTGCGATAACGGTTCTTTCTATTTTTGCGAAAATACGAAAGAGTACAACTTCCTAAATAGGCACGAGAATtcgtatataaataagattttaaaaagtttcaacttcatttttaatattttagaaaaaacaataaacaGCACTGATGTGTCTCTTATCAATTATAACAAAAGCATAAACTCACTTAATAGAAACACAtttaataagaattatttattaccatCACCTAGTAATAGTCCTAATGAAAGTTTAggtaatataacaaattttataaaagaaatagtaaataaaatagaatgtTACTTTAACATGAAttttaagagaaaaaatatacagaATCATTTAAAAGATTTGGATGaacaaaaatttagaaatttattatacGATTCCAAAGCTATAAGGAACTTAAAATGTTCCCATGaagattcttttttttactccTTAGAATTCCTATTTTTGGCATATATttgttctaattttttttcagataatatatcaaaaaattataaacattttttcaaaacatttaattttaatgatatgTGGCCAAGTAATCATCAAATAAAAGTCAAAATATTACtgtctttaatatatatgattttatatgaaataaatttaatagatTTAAGAGAgttttttatacaaatattaaaaatgattttatatagattttataattatttggaTTATAATGATTTGCAAATTTTtcagtatatttttttaaatatatcgaATTATACCTTATGTTCTTTTTACTCTATTACGGAagatataagaaatataattaaagttAACCTAACTACGTTTaaggaatttttttatatttataatttatcaaAAACGAGAGAGACTCTTTATTGCTATCAAAATGTGTggcaaaaggaaaaaaaaaaaagcgatttttttagtaattttttgacgtactttttaaataataggAAGGAATATACGTCTAATTATTGCGAAtcaggaaaaaatgaaataaaaaggagTAGCTTGTCGTTTAACAATACAGAGATGAATTCGCCCAACATAGAGAGTAATAACCATTTGAAAGGAACAGATGGACATATAACCCAAGGAAGAGCTAATATCAACAAGATGGGGATTTATTCAAATAGCAGAATATACAACGAGACAGCTTTATTCGATCAGCCATTGTGTGAAGAGCATAATATAAAGGATAAATCcgaatttgaaaaattaagtataaaCAGGAGTGAAGGTACTAATGATTATATTGCTACTGATCGTATTCTACATGGAACATATGAAATACAAAAGAGTAACTACGAAAGTGATGTAGATTCATATTCAAACAATTCGGATAACTCATGTAACAGTAGTAGTATGCATTACGTGTTTGATTATTTTTCGAGCGAAAATTGTTTAGAAAAGAGCGATTTtgtgtttttaaaaaaaaaaaataaaaatatagaagatTCGCAATCGCTATCGCCATCATTAGGAAGTAATTTCTTAGACAAGATAttaatgcatataaatagaaaaaacataaacagtaaaaagaaaaagatggGAGGAGAGACATTTGATGAAACGCATAGTAGTTGTACATATGATGCTGCATCAGATGAAAGGGGAagagaaaacaaaattaaaaatatcagAAGAATTAACGAAATTGGAAGAATTAACGAAATTGGAAGAATTAACGAAATTGGAAGAATTAACGAAATTGGAAGAATTAACGAAATTGGAAGAATTAACGAAATTGGAGGAATTAACGAAATTGGAAGAATTAACGAAATTGGAAGAATTAACGAAATtggaagaattaaaaaaaataaaaaaattaaacagaATAGATTTGTTACTGTAAAGGAGGAGAATTATTGTAAGAACAAACATGATACCACCCATTTTatagaaaacaaaatagaacATAGATATGAAACAATTTTACGTCATTTCCAAATCAAtagagaaatatatatagataattacatgaataaaaagaatgaatTTATAGTAAATATACAACAATATAGAAATAGACTGAATTATTATGAGCATGTTAAACCAGAATATTATAAGGcttataattttgaaaaatgttattatttacctgaagaattatttgaaacgaactgttttatatttgctcaaaataaaagtatgagtaaacataattttactttagaaaaaaataattatgtacatgtatgtttaaatttattaacaataatagatttatatatggaatataaggtaaatatgtttaataaacctttttattttatcaaaaatttaattattacttGCGCAAATATCAGTTTTTCCAAACATTTaaatcttatatatattaattcattgATAAGATTATGTCTCTTTGAACTCCGAATGGATAACTTGTTTACTTCCTCAAATATACTTGTTGAAATTTTGaacaattttgaaaaaataaaatgttataaaaatgttatgggaatcattttttatttgtgtgGTTACTTACTATTACAATATTTAAGTGTTCATTGTGCAAAAATGCGTGAAGACgatagaaaaaatgaactaatagaaaaatatcattattatgtaaatttaaaaaaaaattccttttGTACTattcaaaaaagaaaactgAGTAAAcagaattatgaaaaaataaattctgcTATTCCAGATATGTTCAGTAATGCAAACGaagtaaataatttagacaaatttttcatttctgcAGACGATTCGGTAAGTCCAAATGATGTACAACAAAACCACAGTATAAAGTATGTTTCTTCCTTCCCTTCAAGGGTGGTTGCTCATGAGAAGCAAGATAAAGTTCCTATGTTTGAAGACACTAATTTTTCACAATATGTGGTGGGCATGCAGGGACGAGCATCCCATTACGGCATTCTAAACAGCAGTAGCAACAACAAtgacaataacaataataacaacagttacaataacaataataacaacagttacaataacaataataacaacagttacaataacaataataacaacaatgacaataacaataataacaacagTTACAATTATAAGGGAAACTATAACGTCAACAATAGCAGtggtgaaaaaaaaaaaaaaagtattaattccacaaaaaaaaaatgcgcGAGAAAACAAATTCCACTAATGAAAaaccaaataaaaataacagaatatttttcaaatataaaaaatgagaaatcAATCGAAATATCATCCTATGCAAATTCGGTTGCATCGGATACGACTGTGCAAATGGATAGCTCATATGgcaaatgtataaaaaagagaaaaactTTTGAGGGGTTATCTGATCAGTTAATATtggaaaaagggaaaattaaTTCATATCAAAATGTGGTTGGAagtaaaaatgatttttataatttatttgatcaaataaataaaagacaattttttttattccttatttgttattatattaaacaaGCCTTATATTATTGGAAAAATGAGGGAGATAGTATAGGAATTTTCAATGGAattcaacaaaaaaaaaggattaaagattctttctttttcctgATGTGTtcgtataaatttttttataaatcttctctatttttaacaaaacaAAGCAATATACAAGATTATAAAttcccattttttaattatgaacTATTTGAAACATAccataaattttatacatattacaaagaaatatttattaggTGCAACAATGGAAATGTAATCAATGTGTTATAG